In Spodoptera frugiperda isolate SF20-4 chromosome 12, AGI-APGP_CSIRO_Sfru_2.0, whole genome shotgun sequence, a single window of DNA contains:
- the LOC118262350 gene encoding E3 ubiquitin-protein ligase RNF13 isoform X1: protein MLTIALTLHLALLTETFGNVIVYTQETPHVIMEEFRDMPASFGNDLPADGLRGFLVAGEPPDGCGPLPNPPTVDNFTGKWIVLLARYNCSFEVKVRNAQAAGYDCAIVHNVNSSDLETMSAKNPEGIEIPSVFVSDLAGLLLGDEYLYTSGFYIMVNGDLPFNINTHLLLPFAIVVVLCLLVILIFMIVKCIKDRRRARRHRLPSRSLKKIPTCKFSKGDPYDTCAICLDDYQEGERLRVLPCAHAYHAVCIDPWLTQNKRVCPVCKRRVFAAGERRRLHTDSDDTDTEPLLNDNTATQGGTFEEQSVNPFVRATEFMRRLRRDNQQRNNAEAASQSEDNDESNNVNDDTVETGDREALLPSVSPVGTSAAPAVPAVTTVASERRGRRARRARSHSAHTARPTVQPTVQPSRARDTTLLISDTHSINTESTGEIGVAALPAVPQSSSIPRNLDL from the exons ATAATGGAGGAGTTCCGCGACATGCCGGCTAGTTTCGGCAACGACCTGCCAGCTGACGGTCTGCGCGGGTTCCTGGTCGCAGGCGAGCCTCCAGACGGCTGTGGCCCTCTCCCCAACCCGCCGACTGTTGATAACTTCACAGGGAAATGGATAGTACTCCTTGCTAG ATACAACTGCAGTTTTGAAGTGAAGGTGCGCAATGCGCAGGCGGCGGGCTACGATTGCGCCATCGTGCACAATGTCAACTCCAGTGATCTCG AGACTATGTCGGCTAAAAATCCGGAGGGAATAGAGATTCCGTCGGTATTCGTGAGCGACCTCGCTGGCTTACTGCTGGGCGACGAGTATTTGTATACAAGCGG TTTCTATATAATGGTAAACGGCGACCTCCCGTTCAACATCAACACACACCTGCTGCTGCCGTTCGCGATCGTCGTGGTGCTCTGCTTACTtgtaatacttatatttatg ATAGTGAAATGTATAAAGGACAGGCGCCGCGCCCGACGTCACAGGCTCCCGAGCCGATCTCTGAAGAAGATACCTACGTGCAAGTTCAGCAAGGGAGACCCGTACGACACTTGCGCCATCTGCCTCGATGACTACCAGGAGGGAGAGCGGCTTCGAGTCCTGCCCTGTGCACATG CGTACCACGCAGTATGCATAGACCCGTGGCTGACGCAGAACAAGCGCGTGTGTCCCGTCTGCAAGCGACGCGTCTTCGCCGCCGGCGAGCGGCGCCGCCTGCATACTGACTCCGACGATACCGACACTGAACCACTACTCAACGACAACACCGCCAcacag GGCGGTACGTTTGAGGAGCAGAGCGTGAACCCGTTCGTGCGCGCTACTGAGTTCATGCGGAGACTGCGCCGGGACAACCAACAGAGGAACAACGCTGAG GCGGCTTCACAATCGGAAGACAATGACGAATCAAATAACGTTAATGACGATAC AGTGGAGACTGGCGATAGAGAAGCGTTGCTTCCTTCGGTGTCTCCAGTGGGTACTAGTGCGGCCCCTGCAGTCCCAGCAGTGACGACGGTGGCCAgcgagcggcgcgggcggcgggccCGGCGCGCCCGTTCTCACAGCGCCCATACCGCCCGGCCGACCGTACAGCCCACTGTACAGCCCAGCCGGGCCAGGGACACCACGCTACTCATCTCCGACACGCACTCCATCAACACGGAGTCCACCGGGGAGATCG GCGTAGCAGCGCTTCCGGCGGTTCCTCAGTCGTCATCGATTCCACGCAATCTCGACTTATGA
- the LOC126911269 gene encoding uncharacterized protein LOC126911269, with the protein MKTEIQQSVGWKKAYSQTSVYNNAVITYISTTNCKLLQTSKSHSEEEKAKYAELKLAAFMAEHKIPHSSMDHLSDLLVDAFPDSNIAKNMKMKHTKLQVIINNVLSDSEKAALIADLKSQKKSVLIDESTDVASTKTMCVVVRYYDPKIGRVVSRLWELIDLFGEENVDHTTIAKRLFEVLIKSFEENCVPLNNIVGFGSDGCNTMMGCNNSVSSRFRQLCLGITIIKCVCHSLHLCSSEGCIELPSECEKLTRNIYNHFKTSSKRQSQLKAFQEFCDAKIHKMLRPAQTRWLSLLAVVERILEQWEALKLYFHDKWLEDHECREIHTEVLLTLSQTTTAATPTPARTELLSTQIKLHKEVAR; encoded by the exons ATGAAGACTGAGATCCAACAGAGTGTAGGGTGGAAGAAAGCTTACTCTCAAACCAGTGTCTACAACAACGCCGTAATTACG TATATATCAACAACCAATTGTAAATTGTTGCAAACTTCAAAATCACATTCAGAAGAAGAAAAAGCAAAATATGCAGAGCTCAAACTAGCAGCATTCATGGCTGAACATAAGATACCTCATTCAAGTATGGACCATCTATCGGATTTGCTAGTTGATGCATTTCCTGATTCAAACATtgccaaaaatatgaaaatgaaacacACTAAGCTgcaagttataataaataatgtcttaAGTGATTCGGAAAAAGCAGCTTTAATAGCCgatttaaaatcacaaaaaaaatctgtactaATCGATGAAAGCACCGACGTTGCATCTACAAAAACTATGTGTGTGGTTGTTCGTTATTATGACCCGAAGATAGGGCGCGTGGTCAGTCGACTTTGGGAACTCATTGACCTTTTTGGCGAAGAGAATGTAGATCACACTACAATTGCAAAACGCCTATTCGAAGTGCTAATTAAATCATTCGAAGAAAATTGTGTGCCGCTAAATAATATAGTTGGGTTCGGATCTGATGGTTGCAATACAATGATGGGCTGTAACAATTCGGTTTCATCAAGATTCAGGCAGTTATGTCTAGGAATAACCATTATAAAGTGCGTTTGTCATTCGTTACACTTATGCTCGAGCGAGGGTTGCATAGAACTACCATCCGAATGCGAAAAATTAACACGCAACATCTATAACCACTTTAAAACCAGCAGTAAGCGGCAAAGTCAACTGAAAGCTTTCCAAGAGTTTTGTGatgcaaaaatacataaaatgttgCGACCAGCCCAAACTAGATGGCTCTCCTTATTAGCCGTCGTCGAAAGGATCCTTGAACAATGGGAGGCTCTTAAACTTTACTTTCATGATAAATGGCTTGAAGATCATGAATGCCGTGAAATACACACTGAAGTGTTATTGACACTGTCTCAAACGACCACCGCCGCCACCCCGACACCAGCTCGAACGGAGTTACTATCCACGCAAATAAAACTGCACAAAGAGGTAGCCAGATAA
- the LOC118262803 gene encoding bile salt-activated lipase, producing MYKLILFLVLVKCLFGKESGPTVITKKGTIKGLQAEDGYSMYLGIPYALVDESDPFGAALPHPGFNETYKAFDDSVACPQTSRAGALLGTMQCLQLNIYVPNNASFSNKVPVMVYIHGGSFIRGSKAMENLSPKFLIRNDVIIVSINYRLGPYGFLCVSAPGYSNQGLKDQILALKWVKDNIEAFGGDSSKITAFGQSAGAMTLDLQLLTTKDLVHRAIIQSGTALTTWVITTRNDNIPVSLANKLGYSGNDVQEALDYLVDKEPMDTIQASVDTGIFNAHPLTKPCVEIEGDNAYLTDFPVNLQPQVKGMDIMIGHTNKEVMFIYPKETDKEYYENYRFAEELKQGFDDVYDEENVRHFYTGDTVLSVESQDDIFDFGTDFVFAYPTERSINRYLEANANKVYRYLFAYEGGRNRNKVLGNFTAPGACHGDDLGYLFEMDIFEGGVPNEDDQKMIDVMTTMWTNFAKYGDPTPSSTDLITTRWEPTEPGSTQRPYLLLNQPIALEYRIFQKRMSFWELYYKLYYIRITKEVLV from the exons atgtacaaattaatattatttctggtgttagtaaaatgtttatttggtaAAGAATCGGGCCCCACTGTGATTACTAAAAAGGGAACGATTAAAGGGTTACAGGCGGAAGATGGTTACTCTATGTATCTGGGAATACCTTACGCTCTGGTAGATGAAAGCGATCCATTTGGG GCGGCGTTACCTCATCCTGGATTCAATGAAACTTACAAAGCATTTGATGATAGCGTCGCGTGTCCTCAGACCAGCCGAGCTGGTGCACTTTTAGGCACAATGCAATGCTTACAACTAAATATCTACGTACCAAATAACGCAAGCTTCAGCAACAAGGTACCTGTCATGGTTTACATTCATGGAGGATCCTTCATACGAGGTAGCAAAGCAATGGAAAATCTATCCCCTAAATTCCTTATTAGAAATGACGTCATCATAGTCTCAATAAACTACAGACTAGGACCATACGGCTTCCTCTGCGTGAGTGCACCTGGCTACAGCAACCAAGGTTTGAAGGACCAGATCTTGGCGTTGAAATGGGTTAAAGACAACATTGAAGCGTTTGGAGGAGACAGTTCCAAGATAACAGCTTTTGGCCAGTCAGCGGGAGCCATGACCTTAGACCTTCAATTGTTAACTACTAAGGATTTAGTTCACAGAGCAATTATTCAAAGTGGTACGGCGTTGACAACGTGGGTTATAACCACACGTAATGATAATATACCAGTCAGTTTAGCCAATAAACTGGGATATTCTGGTAATGATGTGCAGGAAGCACTAGATTATCTTGTCGACAAGGAACCAATGGACACTATACAAGCAAGTGTAGATACAGGAATTTTTAACGCACATCCATTAACTAAACCATGTGTAGAAATAGAAGGTGACAATGCGTACTTAACAGATTTCCCAGTCAACCTGCAACCCCAAGTTAAAGGGATGGATATTATGATCGGCCACACAAATAAGGAAGTTATGTTTATATATCCGAAAGAGACTGACAAAGAGTACTATGAGAATTACAGGTTTGCAGAAGAATTGAAACAAGGTTTTGACGATGTTTACGACGAGGAAAATGTACGACATTTCTACACAGGTGATACGGTTTTAAGCGTGGAATCACAAGACGATATCTTCGATTTTGGAACAGATTTCGTCTTCGCCTACCCGACAGAGAGATCCATTAACAGATATCTAGAGGCCAATGCAAATAAAGTATACAGATACCTGTTCGCCTACGAGGGTGGTAGGAATAGAAATAAAGTGTTGGGAAATTTCACTGCACCCGGAGCGTGTCACGGTGACGATTTAGGATATTTGTTCGAGATGGACATATTTGAGGGTGGAGTGCCCAATGAAGATGACCAGAAGATGATTGATGTTATGACTACAATGTGGACGAATTTCGCGAAATATgg AGATCCAACGCCATCTTCAACGGACCTCATTACAACGCGATGGGAGCCGACAGAACCTGGATCAACACAGCGGCCATATTTGCTATTGAATCAACCAATCGCACTGGAATATCGAATATTTCAAAAAAGGATGTCTTTCTGGGAACtatattacaaattatattatataagaatAACGAAAGAGGTTTTAGTGTAA
- the LOC118262350 gene encoding E3 ubiquitin-protein ligase RNF13 isoform X2, translated as MEVGLPPMNINAVQVLYLVGMQHFIMEEFRDMPASFGNDLPADGLRGFLVAGEPPDGCGPLPNPPTVDNFTGKWIVLLARYNCSFEVKVRNAQAAGYDCAIVHNVNSSDLETMSAKNPEGIEIPSVFVSDLAGLLLGDEYLYTSGFYIMVNGDLPFNINTHLLLPFAIVVVLCLLVILIFMIVKCIKDRRRARRHRLPSRSLKKIPTCKFSKGDPYDTCAICLDDYQEGERLRVLPCAHAYHAVCIDPWLTQNKRVCPVCKRRVFAAGERRRLHTDSDDTDTEPLLNDNTATQGGTFEEQSVNPFVRATEFMRRLRRDNQQRNNAEAASQSEDNDESNNVNDDTVETGDREALLPSVSPVGTSAAPAVPAVTTVASERRGRRARRARSHSAHTARPTVQPTVQPSRARDTTLLISDTHSINTESTGEIGVAALPAVPQSSSIPRNLDL; from the exons ATGGAGGTTGGTCTTCCGCCGATGAATATAAATGCAGTGCAAGTGCTGTACCTCGTCGGAATGCAACatttt ATAATGGAGGAGTTCCGCGACATGCCGGCTAGTTTCGGCAACGACCTGCCAGCTGACGGTCTGCGCGGGTTCCTGGTCGCAGGCGAGCCTCCAGACGGCTGTGGCCCTCTCCCCAACCCGCCGACTGTTGATAACTTCACAGGGAAATGGATAGTACTCCTTGCTAG ATACAACTGCAGTTTTGAAGTGAAGGTGCGCAATGCGCAGGCGGCGGGCTACGATTGCGCCATCGTGCACAATGTCAACTCCAGTGATCTCG AGACTATGTCGGCTAAAAATCCGGAGGGAATAGAGATTCCGTCGGTATTCGTGAGCGACCTCGCTGGCTTACTGCTGGGCGACGAGTATTTGTATACAAGCGG TTTCTATATAATGGTAAACGGCGACCTCCCGTTCAACATCAACACACACCTGCTGCTGCCGTTCGCGATCGTCGTGGTGCTCTGCTTACTtgtaatacttatatttatg ATAGTGAAATGTATAAAGGACAGGCGCCGCGCCCGACGTCACAGGCTCCCGAGCCGATCTCTGAAGAAGATACCTACGTGCAAGTTCAGCAAGGGAGACCCGTACGACACTTGCGCCATCTGCCTCGATGACTACCAGGAGGGAGAGCGGCTTCGAGTCCTGCCCTGTGCACATG CGTACCACGCAGTATGCATAGACCCGTGGCTGACGCAGAACAAGCGCGTGTGTCCCGTCTGCAAGCGACGCGTCTTCGCCGCCGGCGAGCGGCGCCGCCTGCATACTGACTCCGACGATACCGACACTGAACCACTACTCAACGACAACACCGCCAcacag GGCGGTACGTTTGAGGAGCAGAGCGTGAACCCGTTCGTGCGCGCTACTGAGTTCATGCGGAGACTGCGCCGGGACAACCAACAGAGGAACAACGCTGAG GCGGCTTCACAATCGGAAGACAATGACGAATCAAATAACGTTAATGACGATAC AGTGGAGACTGGCGATAGAGAAGCGTTGCTTCCTTCGGTGTCTCCAGTGGGTACTAGTGCGGCCCCTGCAGTCCCAGCAGTGACGACGGTGGCCAgcgagcggcgcgggcggcgggccCGGCGCGCCCGTTCTCACAGCGCCCATACCGCCCGGCCGACCGTACAGCCCACTGTACAGCCCAGCCGGGCCAGGGACACCACGCTACTCATCTCCGACACGCACTCCATCAACACGGAGTCCACCGGGGAGATCG GCGTAGCAGCGCTTCCGGCGGTTCCTCAGTCGTCATCGATTCCACGCAATCTCGACTTATGA